A genomic stretch from Deltaproteobacteria bacterium includes:
- the rplK gene encoding 50S ribosomal protein L11, protein MAKKVIGQIKLQIPAGKANPSPPVGPALGQHGVNIMEFCKAFNAKTQSQEGMIIPVVITVFADRSFAFITKTPPASILILKAAGVEKGSGNPKMDKVGEVTRAQVEEIARIKLPDLEVKDIEGAMRTIEGTAKSMGIDII, encoded by the coding sequence ATGGCAAAGAAAGTCATAGGCCAGATAAAGCTGCAGATACCCGCCGGCAAGGCTAACCCGTCGCCGCCGGTAGGGCCTGCTCTGGGTCAGCACGGTGTAAATATCATGGAGTTTTGCAAGGCCTTCAATGCAAAGACCCAGAGCCAGGAGGGAATGATCATCCCGGTGGTCATAACCGTGTTTGCCGACAGGTCCTTTGCATTCATAACCAAGACCCCCCCCGCCTCGATCCTCATTTTGAAAGCTGCAGGTGTTGAGAAGGGGAGCGGAAACCCAAAGATGGACAAGGTGGGAGAGGTAACGAGGGCCCAGGTAGAGGAGATTGCGCGGATCAAGCTACCCGATCTCGAAGTGAAAGACATCGAGGGGGCAATGAGGACGATTGAAGGCACTGCGAAAAGTATGGGAATAGATATTATATAA
- a CDS encoding 50S ribosomal protein L1 yields MSRRGKKYLEAAGLVNREERYGIDEAITLLKQMAKAGFSETVDISMKLGVDPKYPDQQVRGSVLLPQGTGKEVRVLVFAKGEKEKEAKDAGADFVGGDDLVNKIKEGWLEFDKAVATPDMMSQVGKIGKILGPRGLMPNPKVGTVTFDVGKAVKELKTGRVEYKVDRTGALHAGIGKISFEPGKIKDNFYAFLESVARAKPQNLKGTYIRSVTLSTTMSPGVKINAAQVLNELKV; encoded by the coding sequence ATGTCGAGAAGAGGGAAGAAATACCTTGAAGCTGCGGGACTCGTCAACAGAGAGGAGAGGTATGGAATAGACGAAGCCATCACGCTTTTGAAGCAGATGGCGAAGGCCGGATTCAGTGAAACGGTGGATATCTCCATGAAACTCGGTGTTGATCCAAAATATCCGGATCAGCAGGTTCGAGGTTCTGTCCTGCTGCCCCAGGGGACAGGAAAGGAAGTCAGGGTGCTTGTATTTGCAAAGGGAGAGAAGGAAAAGGAGGCAAAGGATGCCGGTGCCGACTTCGTGGGTGGCGATGACCTCGTGAACAAAATAAAAGAGGGGTGGTTGGAGTTTGATAAAGCAGTCGCCACTCCCGACATGATGAGCCAGGTGGGCAAAATTGGAAAAATTCTCGGGCCTCGCGGCCTGATGCCGAACCCCAAGGTGGGAACCGTTACCTTCGATGTGGGAAAAGCGGTAAAAGAGCTGAAAACGGGGAGAGTCGAGTACAAGGTAGACAGGACGGGTGCTCTTCATGCGGGTATCGGAAAAATTTCTTTCGAGCCGGGGAAAATCAAAGATAATTTCTACGCTTTCCTCGAGTCTGTTGCCAGGGCGAAACCGCAGAACCTGAAGGGTACCTACATACGGAGCGTAACTCTCTCCACGACGATGAGCCCCGGCGTCAAGATCAATGCCGCGCAGGTTTTGAATGAGTTGAAGGTTTGA
- the rplJ gene encoding 50S ribosomal protein L10: MAKKTRKEKEQIVEELKEKVSRQKGAVLTRMSGLSVAEITDLRRKLREAGGELKVTKISLLKLATQGSPLETLLEDITGSTAVVFAYEDPVPVAKTFKGFTDKVPKIEAIGGMLGDRTVTAKDVITIAQLPPKEELTAKLVCTIAAPISGLVGVLSAIPRQLLYSLNAILDQKERQ, from the coding sequence TTGGCGAAAAAAACCCGTAAGGAAAAGGAACAGATAGTCGAGGAGCTGAAGGAGAAGGTGTCCAGGCAGAAGGGTGCTGTTCTGACGAGGATGAGCGGCCTCTCTGTTGCCGAGATTACCGACCTTCGCAGGAAGCTGCGCGAGGCCGGCGGGGAGTTAAAGGTTACCAAGATAAGCCTCCTGAAATTAGCCACGCAGGGCTCCCCCCTCGAGACACTCCTGGAGGACATAACGGGTTCTACAGCTGTTGTCTTTGCCTACGAAGATCCGGTGCCTGTGGCAAAGACCTTCAAGGGATTTACCGACAAGGTGCCGAAGATTGAAGCAATTGGAGGCATGCTGGGGGATAGGACGGTTACGGCGAAAGATGTCATTACGATTGCCCAGCTTCCGCCAAAGGAGGAACTCACCGCGAAGCTGGTCTGCACGATAGCCGCGCCTATTTCGGGGCTTGTTGGCGTACTTTCGGCAATTCCCCGGCAGCTGCTCTATTCGTTGAACGCGATTCTGGATCAGAAAGAAAGACAATAA
- the rplL gene encoding 50S ribosomal protein L7/L12 has product MTKGDVISFIESMSVLELSELIKDLEEKFGVSASAPAVVAAAGPQVPAAEAAEEKTEFDVILKEFGDKKINVIKAVREITSLGLKEAKELVESVPKSVKEGVSKEEAEEAKKKLEEAGGTAELS; this is encoded by the coding sequence ATAACGAAAGGGGACGTTATCAGCTTTATCGAAAGCATGTCTGTTCTGGAACTATCCGAGTTGATCAAGGATCTCGAGGAAAAATTCGGCGTATCAGCCTCGGCTCCGGCTGTCGTTGCAGCTGCGGGTCCACAGGTTCCTGCCGCTGAAGCGGCTGAGGAGAAAACAGAGTTCGATGTCATCCTGAAGGAATTCGGCGATAAAAAAATCAATGTCATCAAGGCGGTACGGGAAATCACGAGTCTCGGTCTCAAAGAGGCCAAGGAGCTCGTTGAAAGCGTTCCCAAATCGGTGAAGGAAGGGGTTTCCAAGGAGGAGGCGGAGGAAGCCAAGAAAAAGCTCGAGGAGGCAGGGGGAACGGCTGAATTGAGTTAA